One stretch of Aquimarina sp. Aq107 DNA includes these proteins:
- a CDS encoding O-antigen ligase family protein, with translation MFPIVLIPIIFYLNKKIFTEQRIDWIASLFCFSVMIFVLYQVICLGFNFDILTNDLSLIEIKRNNLHHLNNISQDQIQQVKIRRLRNFITKLVDSHPIYQGLWISFVVYFNYHKLRFNSNSITQKIFRVFIILFMFFWMVLISSRMPLIAIFIAGIMTMIIFKHFNLRRMILLGCISLGCFFILLATFKPMQTRFEEVFDNIFVFPTKGNDIYNYNSTNVRTGIYYCSGIVARDNWLFGLGVGDVQENLSKCYDQKIGAKIYQWNDYNSHNQYLFFLISSGIVTLLSFCCFLFYCFRKVLILRNSHLFYALTVICIVMLTENIISRSDGVLFFGLCASLILLSSKNKIEI, from the coding sequence ATGTTCCCTATAGTCTTGATTCCTATAATATTTTATTTAAATAAAAAGATTTTTACAGAACAAAGAATTGATTGGATTGCTAGTTTATTTTGTTTTTCAGTAATGATTTTTGTTTTGTATCAGGTTATATGCTTAGGGTTTAATTTTGATATTTTAACAAATGATCTTAGTTTGATAGAAATTAAAAGAAACAACTTACATCATTTAAATAATATAAGTCAAGATCAAATTCAACAAGTAAAAATAAGGAGATTAAGGAATTTTATCACTAAACTTGTGGATTCACATCCTATTTATCAGGGTTTATGGATATCCTTTGTTGTCTACTTTAATTATCATAAACTTAGATTTAATTCAAATTCCATTACACAAAAAATCTTTAGAGTTTTTATAATTTTATTTATGTTTTTTTGGATGGTTTTAATTTCTTCAAGAATGCCTTTGATAGCAATTTTTATTGCTGGAATTATGACAATGATAATATTCAAACATTTTAATCTTAGGAGAATGATTTTGTTAGGATGTATTTCTTTAGGATGTTTTTTTATTTTATTAGCTACTTTCAAACCTATGCAAACAAGATTTGAAGAAGTTTTTGATAATATTTTTGTTTTTCCAACAAAAGGAAATGATATATACAATTACAATTCCACAAATGTAAGAACAGGGATTTATTATTGTTCAGGAATTGTTGCAAGAGATAATTGGTTGTTTGGATTAGGAGTTGGAGATGTTCAAGAAAATTTATCGAAATGTTATGATCAAAAAATAGGCGCTAAAATTTATCAATGGAACGATTATAACTCACATAATCAATATTTGTTTTTTTTGATTAGCTCAGGAATTGTGACATTACTTTCTTTTTGTTGTTTTCTTTTTTATTGTTTTAGAAAGGTGTTAATACTTAGAAATAGTCACTTATTTTATGCTTTAACGGTCATATGTATTGTTATGCTCACAGAAAACATAATTTCTCGTTCGGATGGAGTTTTATTTTTTGGTTTATGTGCTTCGCTTATTTTGTTATCCTCTAAAAATAAAATAGAAATATGA
- a CDS encoding FkbM family methyltransferase, whose translation MVKIKKRIKNSLPNSVVALLRNIKLFPKNVMLIFAGFYFTYFIKKYKNNGVSITIPFSLTDFKFRGRFVFNNYETEEAEYLSKYLSPDATVIELGGCLGFVSCLTNKILEDKRKHIVLEANPNLMPWINKNREDNNCFFSIENAVISKEQEIQFYIHDLIVGGSIKRKTGNQVNIKGITFDSLQEKYKLTFDTLIMDIEGGELDLFRSQKLEIEKFKMIFFEVHPFAGILTNEEAQECEDILSSLNFKLIKRDGHFQVWEKLPSSH comes from the coding sequence ATGGTAAAAATTAAAAAACGGATAAAAAATTCATTACCCAACAGTGTTGTCGCTTTATTAAGGAACATAAAATTATTTCCTAAAAATGTGATGCTTATTTTTGCAGGATTTTATTTCACCTATTTTATTAAGAAATATAAGAATAACGGTGTTTCTATTACAATACCATTCTCATTAACAGACTTTAAATTTAGAGGACGTTTTGTTTTTAATAATTACGAGACTGAAGAGGCGGAATATCTTTCTAAATATTTGTCTCCTGATGCAACAGTAATTGAGTTAGGTGGTTGTTTAGGTTTTGTATCCTGTTTAACTAATAAAATACTTGAAGATAAAAGGAAGCATATAGTTTTGGAAGCGAATCCAAATTTGATGCCCTGGATTAATAAAAATAGAGAAGATAACAATTGCTTTTTTTCTATTGAAAATGCAGTAATTTCAAAAGAACAAGAAATCCAATTCTACATTCACGATTTAATTGTAGGAGGAAGTATTAAAAGAAAAACAGGGAATCAAGTTAATATAAAGGGTATTACGTTTGATTCATTACAAGAAAAATATAAACTTACTTTTGACACCTTGATTATGGATATAGAAGGAGGTGAATTAGATCTTTTTAGAAGTCAGAAATTAGAAATCGAAAAATTTAAAATGATTTTTTTTGAAGTTCATCCGTTTGCAGGTATATTAACTAATGAAGAAGCTCAAGAATGTGAAGATATTCTCTCTAGTCTAAATTTTAAATTGATCAAAAGAGATGGGCATTTTCAAGTTTGGGAAAAGTTACCTTCAAGTCATTAA
- a CDS encoding glycosyltransferase family 4 protein: MKVLIVNTLYQPFKVGGAEISVQTIAEGLYKRGIDVAILTLGKNEEEVYVNKIPVYRLALKNVFWPFDQVDQSKVKKLKWHFTDIYNKKYNTSFLKIISEFDPDIIHTNNLMGFSVSIWDIAKSKGIKVVHTLRDYYLQCPKTNKFKNDNCEKQCMECVCFSVIKKTKSQSVDSVVGISNFILKDHLDKGYFKPSVKKVIYNGFDTTKEISLKSNFKNQTFLKFGFIGQVNKAKGIEILMQVLTGFRDYNNWKLYIAGRVESSYKDFLLSFLPDEKVEFMGYVKQETFFNTINVLVVPSLWEEPFGRVVLEGILSNVPVLGSNKGGIPEILGNNSKFTFNPLNEDLKNTLKLIIENPKELNTFNFDMDYIYKLFSLESMIDQYIKVYEELKN; this comes from the coding sequence TTGAAGGTTTTAATTGTCAATACATTATATCAGCCATTTAAAGTTGGAGGTGCGGAAATCTCTGTTCAGACGATAGCAGAAGGATTGTATAAAAGAGGAATTGATGTTGCTATTTTAACCCTAGGAAAAAATGAGGAAGAAGTATACGTAAATAAGATACCAGTATATAGACTTGCATTAAAAAACGTATTTTGGCCTTTTGATCAGGTAGATCAGTCAAAAGTTAAAAAACTGAAATGGCACTTTACCGACATATATAATAAAAAATATAATACTAGTTTTCTTAAAATAATTAGTGAGTTTGATCCTGACATTATCCACACCAATAATCTAATGGGTTTCTCTGTTTCCATTTGGGATATAGCTAAGAGTAAAGGAATCAAAGTTGTACATACACTTAGAGATTATTATTTACAGTGTCCTAAAACCAATAAATTTAAGAACGATAATTGCGAAAAACAATGCATGGAGTGTGTGTGTTTTTCTGTTATAAAGAAGACAAAGTCTCAATCTGTCGATAGTGTTGTTGGAATCAGTAATTTTATATTAAAGGATCACTTAGATAAAGGATATTTTAAACCTTCAGTTAAAAAAGTAATTTACAATGGATTTGATACCACAAAAGAGATATCATTGAAATCGAATTTTAAGAACCAAACTTTTTTGAAGTTTGGTTTTATTGGGCAGGTAAATAAAGCTAAAGGAATTGAAATTTTAATGCAAGTTCTGACAGGGTTTAGGGATTATAATAATTGGAAACTATATATTGCTGGTAGAGTAGAATCATCATATAAAGATTTTTTATTGTCTTTTTTACCAGATGAAAAAGTCGAATTTATGGGATATGTAAAACAGGAAACCTTTTTTAATACCATAAACGTTTTGGTTGTACCTTCTCTATGGGAAGAACCATTTGGAAGAGTTGTATTAGAAGGAATACTAAGTAATGTTCCTGTTTTAGGAAGCAATAAAGGAGGTATACCGGAAATATTAGGTAATAATTCTAAGTTTACTTTTAACCCTTTAAATGAGGATTTAAAAAACACACTAAAATTAATAATAGAAAACCCAAAGGAGTTAAATACATTTAACTTTGATATGGATTACATTTATAAGTTATTTTCTTTAGAAAGTATGATTGATCAATATATAAAAGTATATGAGGAATTAAAAAATTGA
- a CDS encoding lipopolysaccharide biosynthesis protein, whose protein sequence is MSQKKLLRNSGIYSILMLLQKGINFILIPVLTVYLSTYDYGVVAIVIAINAFLNVFYLLSLPGTLNRFYYEFKDDQKKVKKLFGTIITFVLLNSFVVTLIIFLGRKWLLLPFLEDVDFFPFMALGLISVIFNPCYTIYQSSLQSRQEGVRFGKNNAIFFLVNIILLLTSVIFFDMGAKGVLGSLAITNVVFFIYTLSRFRKDITFGIDVDILKKSLKYAFPLIPHTLSGVTTMLIDRIIINKLLNTSLVGIYSIGNNFGSIVFLIASGINQAFVPWFNQKIKDNSQKSIPEIAKLIIVFYCLVALGLSFFGKEVIMLITPKEYHISWMVIPCIAFAFVYHGVYYFFASALFYDIQGRGNRIIPVFTILAAVINIILNMILIPRHGIFGAAVATLISKFLLSVSLSFFYNRFVEIQYPVFYMIFLPLGFYALSLVSYISYVEIYHFLSIKIIIFVVVLIFCFLFFKKEIKTLFKEKKIFS, encoded by the coding sequence TTGAGTCAAAAAAAACTTCTTAGAAATTCTGGAATCTATAGCATTCTAATGCTACTTCAAAAAGGAATTAATTTTATCTTAATTCCTGTTTTGACAGTTTATTTGTCCACGTATGATTATGGAGTTGTAGCAATTGTTATTGCAATTAATGCCTTTCTGAATGTCTTTTATTTACTGTCACTTCCTGGTACGCTAAATAGGTTCTATTATGAGTTTAAAGATGATCAAAAAAAGGTAAAAAAGCTGTTTGGGACTATAATTACTTTTGTTTTACTAAATAGTTTTGTAGTTACATTAATTATCTTTTTAGGCAGAAAGTGGTTATTACTGCCATTTTTAGAAGACGTTGATTTTTTTCCTTTTATGGCTCTTGGTTTGATATCTGTTATTTTTAACCCTTGTTATACTATATATCAGAGTTCATTACAATCAAGACAAGAAGGAGTTCGTTTTGGGAAAAATAATGCAATATTTTTTTTAGTAAATATTATTTTACTATTAACAAGTGTAATTTTTTTCGATATGGGTGCTAAAGGAGTTTTGGGGTCTTTAGCAATAACTAATGTTGTTTTTTTCATCTATACTCTATCGAGATTTAGAAAAGATATAACATTTGGAATTGATGTTGACATACTTAAGAAATCTTTAAAATATGCTTTTCCATTAATCCCTCATACTTTATCAGGTGTTACAACAATGTTAATTGATAGAATAATTATTAATAAATTGTTGAATACATCTTTAGTAGGTATTTATAGTATTGGTAATAACTTCGGTAGTATTGTTTTTTTAATTGCTTCAGGAATAAATCAAGCTTTTGTTCCTTGGTTTAATCAAAAAATAAAAGATAATAGCCAAAAGTCAATTCCGGAAATTGCAAAATTGATTATTGTTTTTTATTGCTTGGTCGCTTTGGGATTATCTTTTTTCGGTAAAGAAGTAATAATGTTGATTACACCAAAAGAATATCATATTTCTTGGATGGTAATACCTTGTATTGCATTTGCATTTGTATACCACGGTGTGTACTATTTTTTTGCAAGCGCTTTGTTTTACGATATTCAAGGTCGAGGAAATCGAATTATACCAGTATTTACAATATTAGCAGCTGTAATAAATATCATTCTAAACATGATATTAATTCCTCGGCACGGAATTTTTGGAGCAGCAGTAGCGACGTTGATAAGTAAGTTTTTATTATCAGTATCGCTTAGCTTTTTTTATAATAGGTTTGTCGAAATACAATACCCAGTATTCTATATGATCTTTTTACCATTAGGGTTTTATGCTTTATCACTTGTAAGTTATATATCCTATGTCGAAATCTATCATTTTTTAAGCATAAAAATCATCATCTTTGTTGTTGTTCTGATTTTTTGCTTTTTGTTTTTCAAGAAAGAAATCAAAACTTTGTTCAAAGAAAAGAAAATATTTAGTTGA
- a CDS encoding acylneuraminate cytidylyltransferase: MKTIAFIPVRGGSKSIPLKNIKEFFGKPLVYWTIKAAVETKAIDEVIIATDHEEIETVVNSFGFSKVSVYSRNKTNAQDSSSTESVILEYLNARKLDKNDAFILVQATSPLLTANDLAAGINMFDKQEYDSILSCVLSKRFFWKENGDPINYDPYNRPRRQDFEGINMENGAFYINTVGRIEESRNRLSGNIGISLMPEYTDVELDEEDDWQRAEILMKKYLFPRETKKKISLFISDIDGVLTDAGMYYSENGDELKKFNTHDGMAFQLIRENGLKTAIITSENTELVKRRANKLKVDYLYQGKRDGGKLSAALEICKKEGITIDNVAYIGDDINCFELLSTVGIAACPSNALNKIKDIPGIIKLSRKGGEGVVREFYEEVLSKIL; encoded by the coding sequence ATGAAAACTATTGCATTCATACCCGTCCGAGGAGGCAGTAAATCTATTCCTTTAAAGAACATTAAGGAGTTTTTTGGTAAGCCATTGGTATATTGGACTATTAAAGCCGCGGTGGAAACTAAGGCTATTGATGAGGTTATTATTGCCACAGATCACGAAGAAATAGAAACTGTAGTAAATTCTTTTGGTTTTAGTAAAGTATCTGTATATAGTAGAAATAAGACTAATGCTCAGGATAGTTCATCGACAGAGAGCGTTATTTTAGAGTATTTGAATGCAAGAAAATTGGATAAAAATGATGCCTTTATTTTAGTTCAAGCGACATCGCCTTTATTAACTGCAAACGATTTAGCCGCTGGAATTAATATGTTTGATAAACAAGAGTATGACAGTATTCTCTCTTGTGTATTATCAAAACGTTTTTTTTGGAAAGAGAATGGTGATCCGATAAATTATGACCCTTATAATCGACCTAGAAGGCAAGATTTTGAGGGAATAAACATGGAAAATGGAGCTTTTTATATAAATACTGTAGGAAGGATTGAAGAATCAAGGAATAGACTTTCCGGAAATATAGGAATATCTCTAATGCCTGAATATACTGATGTAGAACTGGATGAAGAAGATGATTGGCAGAGAGCAGAAATTTTAATGAAAAAATATCTGTTTCCTAGAGAAACAAAGAAAAAAATATCATTGTTTATTTCTGATATTGATGGAGTGTTGACTGACGCCGGGATGTATTATAGTGAGAATGGAGACGAGTTAAAGAAGTTTAATACTCATGACGGAATGGCTTTTCAGTTAATTCGTGAGAACGGTTTAAAAACAGCTATTATAACATCAGAAAATACCGAGTTAGTAAAAAGAAGAGCAAATAAATTGAAAGTTGATTATTTGTATCAAGGAAAACGAGATGGAGGAAAACTTTCAGCTGCTCTGGAGATTTGTAAAAAAGAAGGTATTACAATTGATAATGTAGCTTATATTGGCGATGATATTAATTGTTTTGAATTGTTGAGTACGGTAGGCATAGCAGCCTGCCCATCTAACGCTTTAAATAAAATTAAAGATATTCCTGGAATTATAAAACTATCTAGAAAAGGAGGAGAAGGCGTTGTAAGAGAATTTTATGAAGAAGTTTTATCGAAAATTCTTTAG
- a CDS encoding N-acetylneuraminate synthase family protein, producing MEYKKPKVIAEIGCNHKGEMEIAKELLRLSKECNADVAKFQKRNNKELLTEKQYNAPHPNPSNSYGDTYGAHREFLEFSVEQHKELKDYCDEIGIEYSTSVWDVTSAQEMITFNPSMLKVPSACNNHFEMLRVLRDEYTGEVHLSFGMTNQDEEKQIISFFEETDQAKHRLVIYSCTSGYPVPFEDVCLLEISRLKNEYGNRVKDIGFSGHHLGIAIDNAAYTLGATWVERHFTKDRTWKGTDHAASLEPTGLRKLCRDLFATFKALNYKQTEILEIEQVQRDKLKYRKQ from the coding sequence ATGGAGTATAAAAAACCGAAAGTAATTGCAGAGATAGGTTGCAATCATAAAGGAGAAATGGAGATAGCTAAAGAGTTATTACGTCTTTCGAAAGAATGTAATGCTGATGTCGCTAAGTTTCAGAAAAGAAATAATAAGGAATTATTAACCGAAAAACAATATAATGCTCCACATCCCAATCCAAGTAATTCCTATGGAGATACTTACGGAGCACATCGTGAATTTCTAGAATTTTCGGTAGAACAACATAAAGAGCTTAAGGATTATTGTGATGAAATAGGAATAGAGTATTCTACCTCAGTTTGGGATGTTACTTCTGCGCAAGAAATGATTACTTTTAATCCATCTATGCTAAAAGTTCCATCCGCTTGTAATAATCATTTTGAAATGCTTCGAGTATTAAGAGATGAATATACTGGAGAAGTGCATTTATCATTTGGTATGACAAACCAAGATGAAGAAAAACAGATTATATCCTTTTTTGAAGAAACAGATCAAGCAAAACACAGATTAGTTATTTACTCGTGTACCTCTGGATATCCAGTACCATTTGAAGATGTTTGTTTATTAGAAATTTCTCGATTAAAGAATGAGTATGGTAATAGAGTAAAAGATATTGGGTTTTCTGGACATCATTTAGGAATTGCAATTGATAATGCCGCTTACACGTTAGGAGCAACTTGGGTGGAAAGGCATTTTACTAAAGACCGAACCTGGAAAGGTACTGATCACGCCGCTTCTTTGGAACCAACAGGATTAAGAAAGTTATGTAGAGATTTATTCGCAACTTTTAAGGCATTGAATTATAAACAAACAGAAATTCTAGAAATAGAACAGGTACAAAGAGACAAACTCAAGTATCGCAAACAATGA
- a CDS encoding exopolysaccharide biosynthesis polyprenyl glycosylphosphotransferase, translated as MNKLLTLSVVERKLFLFTGDMVIVIFYLYLLVNRTLKGTFDSDKHSVTIFIIGIILFSVIAYIIDIYNLERASKPITIFSLSLIVGVLYSFSVFFITIILINTTVSRPYLMVFLALLPFSLTAWRLICSNFFISQPFLKKTIFLYEKNFENDVIDNVSNIEGKNNSNGFNVKLSIATNQEGFKKNPERLKKIIDKIDTVIIRIKNYQEMPKEVEQFLTKSMYFGKEVFTYTSFYESTYEALPLNLLGNNFYEVLHLKNTRSHYIQKLFTKIVDFSLCFVVGIFFGLAVPFVCFFNFFFNKGPLFYIQKRIGKKGKEFRIYKFRSMVVDAEKLGAKMATNNDARITPFGGVLRKFRIDELPQIISVISGDMSFIGPRPERKVFVDQLDKINPFYSVRHVVKPGITGWAQVKYKYGENLDDSLRKLEYDLYYIKNRSITLDLRILFKTITTIIFSRGV; from the coding sequence ATGAATAAACTCCTTACGCTTAGTGTAGTTGAGAGAAAGTTATTTCTATTTACAGGAGATATGGTAATTGTTATTTTTTACCTATATTTACTTGTAAATAGAACACTAAAAGGAACTTTTGATAGCGATAAACATAGTGTAACTATCTTTATTATCGGAATAATTCTTTTTTCTGTTATAGCATATATAATTGATATATATAATCTAGAAAGAGCCTCTAAACCAATCACTATTTTCAGTTTATCTCTTATTGTAGGAGTCTTGTATTCATTTAGTGTTTTTTTTATAACCATTATATTGATAAATACCACTGTGAGTAGACCGTATCTTATGGTGTTTCTGGCACTGTTACCTTTTTCTTTAACTGCCTGGAGATTGATATGTTCTAATTTCTTTATATCTCAGCCGTTTTTGAAAAAAACTATTTTCCTTTACGAAAAAAACTTCGAAAATGATGTAATCGATAATGTTAGTAATATAGAAGGAAAGAACAATTCTAATGGATTTAATGTGAAATTAAGTATTGCTACAAATCAAGAAGGGTTTAAAAAAAACCCTGAGAGACTAAAAAAAATTATTGATAAAATAGACACTGTAATAATTAGAATAAAGAACTACCAAGAAATGCCAAAAGAAGTAGAGCAGTTCCTTACTAAAAGTATGTATTTTGGTAAAGAAGTATTCACATACACTTCTTTCTATGAATCAACGTATGAAGCTCTTCCATTAAATTTGTTAGGGAATAATTTTTATGAAGTACTACATTTAAAAAATACAAGATCCCATTATATTCAGAAGTTATTTACTAAAATTGTAGATTTTTCTTTATGTTTCGTAGTGGGAATATTTTTTGGTTTAGCTGTACCTTTTGTATGTTTTTTCAACTTTTTTTTTAATAAGGGTCCTCTTTTTTATATTCAGAAAAGAATAGGTAAAAAAGGAAAAGAATTTAGAATCTATAAATTCAGATCTATGGTTGTAGACGCGGAAAAGTTAGGAGCTAAAATGGCTACAAATAACGATGCAAGAATCACTCCTTTTGGAGGTGTTTTGAGAAAATTTAGGATAGATGAATTACCTCAAATTATTTCTGTAATTAGTGGGGATATGAGTTTTATTGGGCCAAGACCAGAAAGAAAGGTTTTTGTGGATCAGTTAGATAAAATAAATCCCTTTTATTCAGTGCGACATGTTGTTAAACCTGGTATAACAGGATGGGCTCAAGTAAAGTATAAGTATGGAGAAAATTTGGATGATTCACTAAGGAAATTAGAATATGATTTGTACTATATTAAAAACAGATCCATAACTTTGGATTTAAGAATTTTATTTAAAACAATAACAACAATAATTTTCTCTAGAGGAGTTTAA
- a CDS encoding O-antigen ligase, which produces MKNSFKVKNFKRKEVFIHTFPFVIAVIGLFYTENIDYGIKYISRLIGFVVFPLIFSSVKFSYKKYTNILIVFVVGCLLYNFYLWFGFFEYDIKLFINSFFRKGILLRFNEFISDQDKDNHPTYFSLFLILNFFTSIYIIIKNKSNPKIIVIFSFVIIFTILFLFSLTAKMPIASAMLIMVVMPLIYFIKNFKKKAFVIYLSSILMVIIIGAVFLKDVPNRAVQEAYNYYNYFLGNELKPFYSYKEFSVNYDTFWWEKTNRIVIWKNSFELMKRSPIIGFGTGDVQDKLTEVYKENKELWRMQFFNSHNQYIDYQLRYGVLGVGLLFYMLYFYFRRAIVNSDYLYVSFIILVSLCLLTENLFQRHWGIIYFAFFNALFYYRKVIIKKD; this is translated from the coding sequence ATGAAGAATTCTTTTAAAGTTAAAAACTTTAAAAGAAAAGAAGTTTTTATCCACACTTTTCCATTTGTAATAGCGGTCATAGGTTTGTTTTATACTGAAAACATTGACTATGGAATTAAATATATTAGTAGACTAATAGGGTTTGTTGTTTTTCCCTTAATATTTAGTTCAGTTAAGTTTTCTTATAAAAAGTATACTAATATTTTAATTGTATTTGTGGTAGGTTGTTTATTGTATAATTTTTATCTGTGGTTCGGATTTTTTGAATATGATATAAAGCTGTTTATCAATAGTTTTTTCCGAAAAGGTATACTACTTAGGTTTAATGAGTTTATTTCCGATCAAGATAAGGATAATCATCCCACCTATTTTTCATTATTTTTGATATTAAACTTTTTTACGAGCATATATATTATTATTAAGAATAAATCGAACCCTAAAATTATTGTCATTTTTTCTTTCGTAATAATTTTTACTATATTATTTCTCTTTTCTTTAACTGCCAAAATGCCAATTGCATCTGCTATGTTAATTATGGTAGTAATGCCTTTGATATATTTTATAAAGAATTTTAAGAAAAAAGCCTTTGTTATATATTTGTCCTCAATTTTGATGGTTATAATTATCGGAGCCGTTTTTTTAAAAGATGTGCCAAATAGAGCTGTTCAAGAAGCCTATAATTATTATAATTATTTTCTAGGAAATGAATTGAAGCCTTTTTATTCATACAAGGAGTTTTCCGTGAATTATGATACTTTTTGGTGGGAAAAAACGAATAGGATAGTAATTTGGAAAAATAGCTTCGAATTAATGAAACGTTCGCCAATAATTGGTTTTGGTACTGGAGATGTTCAAGATAAGCTTACGGAAGTTTATAAAGAGAATAAAGAACTTTGGAGAATGCAATTCTTTAATTCTCATAATCAATATATAGATTATCAACTTAGATATGGGGTGTTAGGAGTAGGATTACTTTTTTATATGCTGTATTTTTATTTTCGTAGAGCAATAGTCAATTCTGATTATCTATATGTATCATTCATTATTTTAGTTTCATTATGTCTTTTGACGGAAAACTTGTTCCAAAGACATTGGGGTATAATCTATTTCGCATTTTTTAATGCCTTATTTTATTATCGGAAAGTAATAATTAAAAAAGATTAA
- a CDS encoding glycosyltransferase — MKFSVLISVYKGDDALFLKQALESIWDYQNCKPNEIVIIKDGKLTLELDSIVDNFAKKAPVVLFALDENKGLGEALRIGVGKCQYKWIARMDSDDIAHPDRFNRQFAFLKNNESIDVLGSLIQEFTGSLENLTSTRVVPERHLEIRQRHKLKNAVNHVTVIINKEKLLSSGNYQSMLFFEDYFLWARMMMNKCKFYNLQESLVYVRVGNDMIGRRKGFFYAKNEMIFYKSLFKINFLTFLEFIKAVMFRVPLRFLPRNILSFFYKRIVRS; from the coding sequence ATGAAGTTTTCAGTTTTAATATCAGTATATAAAGGGGATGACGCGCTTTTTCTAAAACAAGCTTTGGAAAGTATTTGGGATTATCAAAATTGTAAACCTAACGAAATAGTCATTATTAAAGATGGTAAATTAACATTAGAGCTGGATAGCATTGTTGATAATTTCGCCAAAAAAGCACCTGTGGTATTATTCGCTCTTGATGAGAATAAAGGATTAGGAGAAGCATTAAGAATTGGAGTGGGAAAATGTCAATATAAGTGGATAGCTAGGATGGATTCAGATGATATTGCACATCCGGATAGGTTTAATCGTCAATTTGCCTTTTTAAAAAACAATGAATCCATAGATGTCTTAGGTAGTTTGATACAAGAATTCACTGGTTCGTTGGAGAATTTGACTTCCACAAGGGTTGTACCGGAAAGGCATCTAGAAATACGACAAAGACATAAGTTAAAAAATGCTGTTAATCACGTAACAGTAATTATAAATAAAGAAAAACTTTTAAGTTCCGGAAACTATCAATCAATGTTGTTTTTTGAAGATTATTTTTTATGGGCAAGAATGATGATGAATAAATGTAAGTTTTATAATCTTCAAGAATCATTAGTATATGTTAGAGTAGGTAATGATATGATTGGAAGAAGAAAAGGGTTTTTTTATGCTAAGAATGAAATGATATTTTATAAAAGTCTTTTTAAAATTAACTTTTTAACTTTTTTAGAATTTATAAAGGCAGTTATGTTTAGAGTTCCATTGAGGTTTTTACCTAGAAATATTTTATCGTTTTTTTATAAAAGAATTGTTAGATCGTAA